The following coding sequences lie in one Steroidobacter denitrificans genomic window:
- a CDS encoding glycosyltransferase family 2 protein, with product MNVALSVVIPVFNEAENIRPLLAEIVAALETVWHFEIVCVDDHSQDGTLEVLRAAQAELGLLRILHHAARAGQSAAIRNGVKAAHGAWIATLDGDGQNDPVDIPKLLKIRDAADPAIKLFAGWRIDRQDGTSKRWGSRWANRIRTGILHDDTPDTGCGIKLFERDAFLDLPYFDHMHRYLPALMQRAGWKTISVPVSHRRRIAGESKYNNITRAVAGISDLRGVAWLIRRSNPVDVREIP from the coding sequence ATGAACGTCGCTTTATCTGTCGTCATTCCTGTTTTCAATGAAGCGGAGAATATTCGTCCGCTTCTCGCCGAGATCGTTGCCGCACTCGAAACGGTTTGGCATTTCGAAATTGTGTGTGTAGATGATCATTCTCAGGATGGCACTCTGGAGGTATTGCGCGCCGCACAGGCCGAACTTGGTTTGTTGCGCATCCTGCATCATGCAGCTCGGGCGGGACAGAGTGCAGCCATACGCAACGGGGTTAAGGCGGCACACGGCGCATGGATTGCAACACTTGACGGAGACGGCCAGAACGATCCTGTAGATATCCCCAAATTACTGAAAATCCGCGATGCCGCCGATCCAGCGATCAAACTGTTTGCGGGCTGGCGCATCGACCGGCAGGACGGTACCAGCAAGCGCTGGGGATCGCGCTGGGCCAACCGCATTCGCACCGGCATCCTGCACGACGATACTCCGGATACCGGCTGCGGGATCAAACTGTTCGAACGAGACGCCTTTCTAGATCTGCCGTATTTTGATCATATGCATCGCTATTTGCCTGCTTTGATGCAGCGAGCGGGCTGGAAAACCATCAGTGTTCCCGTCAGCCATCGGCGCCGCATTGCGGGCGAGTCCAAATACAACAACATCACGCGCGCCGTAGCCGGCATCAGCGATCTGCGCGGTGTGGCCTGGCTCATCCGGCGCAGCAATCCGGTAGACGTAAGGGAAATTCCGTAA
- a CDS encoding TonB-dependent receptor plug domain-containing protein, protein MGESLRQILWLLTGFLACQAALADFQGRRVGEVLDELRVQGLTFIYSTQSVPAGLRVESEPVARQGVELAEEILAQHGRRLSQAAPRVYAVVFGPSTIGMSVAGRMPSTSPRLEEIVVQSSRYTLVTETTSSHVLLTQEQIKNTPRLADETLRATQRLPGTAADGFSSLGYVRGGDINETAIVLDGLRLYEPFHLKDFLSPVSLLDSRLIEGIEFYSGGFPAPYGDRMSAVIDATTVRPGQPRYYELGLSLFHLSAMAAHEFADGRGHVLLSGRRGNAGDLAQFSEKDFGRPHYSDGFGRVDYQFNDRTRGTAQMLVSSDSITAFKGSGAQRAVAEYRNVYAWGTLQHEWSDSTATRLIVSYTDLSNERYGTVDEPGHRFGEVIDDRLFHVIGVKLDTSISMSALKHRWGVEVQRLWGRYDYALDLDVEPDFPFPGSPGFQQFRALAPQPKGYETSAYWDARFDLDKRWTVQAGIRVDRQTYDDWEHWEGSDENWSPRLAVLYRLDSHTQLRASWGRFFQPQGINELQVEDGIDRFYPAQRADHMIVSLDRELEWGADLRIELYRKRYTRLHPRFENLFDPLVLFPEAEFDRVSVASGAARAEGIELFLNFHQQDSWSGWLGYTWARVEDHVEGMNVPRSWDQRHTVNLGLVWSKGPWSATLAYLYHTGWPATQFSLSDGVDGPSLVTDKRNRDRLQFYSTLDFRLTRTFGLPRGALDVFVEATNALSRKNPCCIQYTIAEAADGSLEYSRKVDSWLPLVPSLGVLWRY, encoded by the coding sequence ATGGGAGAGTCTTTACGCCAGATACTCTGGCTACTGACAGGATTTCTGGCATGTCAGGCGGCGTTGGCCGATTTTCAGGGCCGCCGTGTCGGTGAAGTTCTGGATGAACTGAGAGTTCAGGGGCTGACTTTCATTTATAGTACGCAGAGCGTACCAGCAGGGCTGCGCGTGGAAAGCGAGCCTGTTGCCAGGCAGGGCGTTGAGCTTGCCGAGGAGATTCTCGCCCAACACGGTCGGCGACTCTCCCAGGCGGCACCACGCGTGTATGCCGTCGTTTTCGGCCCATCAACAATCGGTATGAGTGTTGCAGGACGAATGCCGTCAACTTCTCCGCGGCTCGAGGAGATCGTCGTGCAATCGAGCCGCTATACACTCGTTACCGAAACGACTTCCAGTCATGTCTTGCTGACTCAGGAACAGATCAAGAATACTCCCCGGCTTGCCGATGAGACTTTGCGGGCTACACAGCGTCTGCCTGGAACTGCAGCCGATGGTTTTTCCAGCTTGGGTTATGTACGCGGAGGCGATATTAACGAGACAGCCATCGTGCTCGATGGCTTGCGGCTTTATGAACCGTTTCATCTGAAGGATTTTCTAAGTCCTGTCAGTCTGCTGGATTCACGGCTGATCGAAGGCATCGAGTTTTATTCCGGCGGATTTCCCGCACCCTATGGCGATCGCATGAGCGCCGTCATCGACGCAACGACGGTGCGCCCGGGCCAGCCGCGCTACTACGAACTCGGGCTCAGCCTATTTCACTTGAGCGCAATGGCCGCTCACGAATTCGCCGACGGGCGCGGTCACGTACTGCTGTCCGGCAGACGTGGCAATGCTGGGGATCTTGCTCAGTTCAGCGAGAAAGATTTCGGCCGGCCGCATTACTCGGATGGTTTCGGGCGGGTCGACTATCAGTTCAACGACCGTACGCGGGGTACGGCACAAATGCTGGTGTCGAGCGATTCAATCACCGCGTTCAAGGGTAGTGGCGCTCAGCGAGCCGTTGCGGAATATCGCAATGTATATGCCTGGGGTACGCTGCAGCACGAGTGGTCCGACAGCACTGCGACTCGGCTCATCGTCTCGTACACCGATCTCTCCAACGAGCGCTACGGTACCGTCGATGAGCCTGGCCACCGCTTTGGCGAGGTAATTGACGACCGCCTGTTTCATGTGATCGGCGTGAAGCTCGATACCAGCATCAGTATGTCGGCACTAAAGCATCGATGGGGTGTGGAGGTGCAGCGGCTGTGGGGTCGGTACGACTACGCGCTGGATCTTGATGTCGAGCCGGACTTCCCCTTTCCTGGATCACCCGGCTTTCAACAATTCCGGGCTCTAGCGCCTCAGCCCAAGGGCTATGAAACGTCCGCGTATTGGGACGCGCGATTCGACCTTGACAAGCGTTGGACCGTACAGGCCGGAATACGCGTCGATCGACAGACTTACGACGACTGGGAGCACTGGGAAGGTAGTGACGAGAACTGGAGTCCGCGGCTCGCAGTGCTGTATCGGCTCGATTCGCATACCCAGTTGCGCGCCAGTTGGGGCCGCTTCTTTCAACCACAGGGTATCAACGAGCTTCAAGTCGAGGACGGCATCGATCGTTTCTATCCGGCTCAGCGAGCCGACCATATGATCGTCAGTTTGGACCGCGAGCTTGAGTGGGGTGCCGACCTGCGTATCGAACTATACCGTAAGCGATATACACGACTTCATCCGCGTTTCGAGAATCTGTTCGATCCGCTGGTGCTATTTCCCGAGGCGGAGTTTGACCGGGTGAGCGTCGCTTCCGGAGCTGCACGAGCGGAAGGTATCGAACTGTTCTTGAATTTCCACCAACAGGATTCATGGAGCGGCTGGCTGGGCTACACATGGGCGCGTGTGGAAGACCACGTGGAGGGAATGAATGTGCCGCGAAGCTGGGATCAGAGACACACCGTGAATCTGGGGTTGGTGTGGTCGAAAGGTCCTTGGTCGGCGACGCTAGCGTACCTCTATCACACCGGTTGGCCTGCTACACAGTTTTCACTCAGCGATGGGGTAGACGGTCCCAGCCTGGTCACCGACAAGCGTAATCGTGACCGCCTGCAGTTCTATTCGACGCTGGATTTCCGATTGACTCGCACGTTTGGGCTGCCGCGAGGGGCCTTGGACGTATTCGTCGAGGCGACCAATGCGCTGTCGAGGAAGAATCCCTGCTGTATTCAGTACACGATTGCCGAGGCGGCGGACGGTTCGCTCGAATACTCGAGAAAGGTCGACTCCTGGCTGCCGCTGGTTCCTTCTCTGGGCGTGCTATGGAGATATTGA
- a CDS encoding IS3 family transposase (programmed frameshift): MGKKEYTPNRQYTDEFKIEAVRLAASIGGNPAAKRLGIPQSTVTNWVRRSKAGTLGEPGAAPVKRPVSELEIENTRLRRELANAKLDLEIVKKAGGVFRKGIAVRYAWIEAHRDQYSVSRLCRLLAVSRSGYCQWRGRPPSERTLANAALDARVAAMHAASGRSYGRPRIVEGLRSQGLTVGHERVRKSLHRQGLRPVYKRAYRVTTDSNHRKPIAANVLERRFDGWSVNQAWVADITFVATGEGWLYLAAVMDLSSRRIVGCSMSDRINADLVCSALRSAYWRRKPAGDLIMHTDRGSPYASDRYRNMIKDFRMVQSMSRRANCWDNSPIESFFKTLKVERVYQLRYETRAQARLDLVNWIEGFYNLQRMHSSIGYQTPAAAESSLRAA, encoded by the exons ATGGGCAAGAAAGAGTACACGCCGAACCGGCAGTATACGGATGAGTTCAAGATCGAAGCGGTGCGACTTGCGGCGTCGATCGGAGGTAATCCTGCAGCCAAGCGCTTAGGGATTCCGCAGTCCACGGTAACGAACTGGGTTCGCCGCAGCAAGGCGGGGACGCTTGGCGAGCCTGGGGCAGCGCCGGTAAAGCGGCCCGTGTCGGAGTTGGAGATTGAGAACACCCGGTTGCGTCGCGAACTGGCGAACGCCAAGTTAGATCTTGAGATCGTAAAAAAAGCGG GCGGCGTATTTCGCAAGGGAATCGCGGTGAGGTACGCCTGGATCGAAGCACATCGCGACCAGTACAGTGTGAGCCGATTGTGCCGGCTGCTCGCCGTCTCGCGCTCGGGCTACTGCCAATGGCGTGGCCGCCCGCCGAGCGAACGTACACTGGCCAATGCGGCGCTCGACGCACGAGTGGCGGCGATGCATGCGGCTAGCGGACGCAGCTACGGGCGTCCGCGGATCGTAGAAGGCCTGCGCAGCCAGGGGCTCACGGTTGGCCACGAACGGGTGCGCAAGAGCCTGCACCGCCAGGGTCTACGGCCGGTCTACAAGCGTGCCTACCGTGTAACGACCGACTCGAATCATCGCAAGCCGATCGCGGCCAACGTTCTGGAGCGTCGATTCGATGGCTGGTCGGTCAACCAGGCGTGGGTGGCCGACATCACGTTCGTTGCGACCGGCGAGGGCTGGCTGTACTTGGCTGCGGTGATGGATCTGAGCAGCCGGCGCATCGTGGGCTGCTCAATGAGCGATCGCATCAATGCCGACCTGGTGTGCAGCGCTCTGCGCTCGGCGTATTGGCGTCGCAAACCGGCGGGGGATCTGATCATGCATACCGATCGCGGCAGCCCGTACGCAAGCGACCGATATCGCAACATGATCAAGGACTTCCGAATGGTTCAGTCGATGAGTCGGCGTGCGAACTGCTGGGACAACTCCCCAATTGAAAGTTTCTTCAAGACGTTGAAAGTTGAGCGCGTCTATCAACTGCGTTACGAAACGCGAGCCCAAGCTCGACTCGACCTCGTCAACTGGATAGAAGGCTTCTACAATCTGCAACGAATGCATTCATCGATCGGCTATCAGACGCCGGCTGCTGCTGAATCCAGTCTCAGGGCTGCATAG
- a CDS encoding lipid-A-disaccharide synthase N-terminal domain-containing protein translates to MGTMNQEIIWFSWTGIYVTPWKLIGLTGASMFGGRWLVQFLASRRARRPVIPRAFWYMSLAGSLMTLSYFCLSDKQDAVGILQNLFPAFTAAYNLYLDIRSRSG, encoded by the coding sequence ATGGGCACGATGAATCAAGAAATCATCTGGTTCAGCTGGACCGGCATATATGTCACGCCATGGAAACTCATTGGTCTGACGGGCGCCTCGATGTTTGGAGGGCGTTGGTTGGTGCAGTTTCTTGCTTCCCGACGGGCACGTAGGCCGGTGATTCCACGGGCGTTTTGGTATATGAGCCTGGCTGGTAGTCTGATGACGCTGAGCTATTTTTGCCTTTCTGATAAGCAGGATGCGGTAGGCATCTTGCAGAACCTGTTTCCCGCGTTCACGGCTGCTTACAACTTATATCTGGATATTCGTAGTCGCAGCGGTTAA
- a CDS encoding FecR family protein — protein MAREVYTAVHATWQLVVAERTRRHRVTWSVAASVAAVVAIAGTLMLKISSTLPPSEPVAVASIVRIEGSLEVSRTPGVNKTIDTTGSVITVGDTIITTANARAALDFGTGLSVRLDHDTDVEMAAEDRLRLHAGALYIDANPTHSNPLIVETSTASIRHVGTQYLARIQDGGIDVSVREGRVLIADNGTIHTGLPGEKVSVSANGEIARTALPLQHLDWQWTSEIAPPFDIDGKMLASFLEWAARETGRRLVYASAAARAAAAQVELRGSIANLDIDTALEVVLSSTQLRRYPTSNEVIGITFNATTAAPD, from the coding sequence GTGGCGCGCGAGGTCTACACAGCTGTACATGCCACCTGGCAGTTGGTCGTTGCCGAGCGCACTCGCCGCCACCGCGTGACATGGAGTGTTGCAGCCAGCGTGGCCGCCGTGGTAGCGATCGCCGGTACCCTCATGTTGAAGATATCGTCGACTCTGCCGCCGTCGGAGCCGGTGGCCGTGGCGTCGATCGTGCGGATTGAAGGATCTCTGGAAGTATCGCGCACGCCTGGTGTAAACAAGACAATTGATACCACCGGATCCGTTATCACGGTTGGAGACACAATAATCACCACTGCAAATGCTCGCGCTGCCCTGGATTTCGGGACCGGTTTGTCGGTGCGGCTCGACCACGATACGGATGTCGAGATGGCGGCCGAAGATCGATTGCGACTGCATGCGGGTGCCCTGTATATCGATGCGAATCCGACTCACAGCAATCCGTTGATCGTGGAGACTTCGACGGCGTCCATCCGGCACGTCGGGACTCAATATCTGGCGCGTATACAGGACGGTGGCATCGACGTCAGCGTGCGGGAGGGCCGTGTGCTCATTGCCGACAATGGAACGATTCACACGGGCCTGCCGGGTGAGAAAGTCTCAGTCAGCGCCAACGGGGAGATCGCCCGTACAGCCCTGCCGCTGCAGCATCTGGATTGGCAATGGACCAGCGAGATTGCTCCGCCCTTCGATATTGACGGAAAGATGCTGGCGTCATTCCTTGAGTGGGCGGCTCGGGAAACCGGTCGCAGGCTGGTCTACGCTTCCGCGGCAGCGCGCGCGGCAGCGGCACAGGTGGAATTGCGTGGTTCGATCGCCAATCTTGATATCGATACAGCCCTGGAGGTCGTTCTGTCGAGCACGCAGTTACGCCGTTATCCAACATCGAATGAAGTCATCGGCATCACCTTTAACGCTACTACTGCTGCACCGGACTAA
- a CDS encoding RNA polymerase sigma factor — protein MTLNITDRELVSAMLAGHEAAFQSFFDTYFPRIYRFAVPRLGGDAEAGKEVVQSTLVNAMRNLAGYRGEAALFSWLCQICRRQIVDYVRVNRRHAQILVAFDDSPELRAALESIEAPDEDGPAQHYDRQQTRKIVQSVLDRLPLRYGDILEWKYIEGHSVEEIGTRLGVTHTAAQSLLARARVAFREAVETVFGRTADEVLADMQGR, from the coding sequence ATGACTCTGAACATCACTGACCGGGAACTGGTGTCCGCCATGCTGGCAGGCCATGAGGCGGCCTTCCAGAGTTTTTTTGATACCTATTTTCCGCGCATCTATCGTTTCGCCGTGCCAAGGCTCGGCGGAGATGCGGAAGCCGGCAAGGAGGTTGTGCAGAGTACTTTGGTCAACGCCATGCGCAATCTGGCCGGCTATCGCGGCGAAGCGGCCCTGTTTAGCTGGCTATGCCAGATTTGCCGACGGCAGATCGTGGATTACGTTCGCGTCAACAGGCGGCATGCACAGATCCTTGTGGCCTTCGATGACAGCCCGGAGTTGCGAGCGGCACTTGAATCCATCGAGGCGCCGGACGAGGATGGCCCGGCGCAACATTACGACCGGCAGCAGACACGCAAGATCGTGCAGTCGGTATTGGATCGGCTGCCCTTACGGTATGGTGACATTCTCGAATGGAAATATATCGAGGGCCATAGCGTTGAGGAAATCGGTACTCGGCTTGGGGTGACCCACACGGCCGCGCAATCGCTCCTGGCGCGAGCCAGGGTGGCTTTTCGCGAAGCCGTGGAAACGGTGTTCGGTCGAACTGCTGATGAAGTCCTGGCGGATATGCAGGGTAGATGA
- a CDS encoding ArnT family glycosyltransferase produces MKTVSWIDALYRAGSNTERDVQLDYLWLAGFILLLVATGIGLRDPWPADEPRFALVARDMVASGEWLLPRIGGELYADKPPLFFWLIALGMEATGSLRIAFLLPSLLSALGCVLLIYDLGRRLWNRETGLAAGMALLFTVQFVWQARQAQIDATLCFFTTLSLYGLLRHLLQGPAWHWYGIGWAAAGLGVITKGVGFLPLLVLIPYAMLRSPAWMPRFRGPPSVRWLIGPPALLLAAGVWLVPMLLTAYTDPAVAAYRDEILFQQTLTRYANAWHHHKPFWYFLVDVIPALWLPLTVFLPWLAPRWRNAWRECDLRVALPLCWISMVVLFFSFSSGKRGVYVLPAVPAMALVCAPYLVQLLTKKIVQRILWAIAAAGAISMIFGFAVAAFLIPHGKRMDVLSTYGIDPVGPLILIALLTALLCAWAGPRRGALAFCGMLIVILLTVSFWINPSMNAARSGVDFVNRIEQLAHENAELGFVAFKEQYLLNIRRPIVHFGHARWREADQEMADAARWLNGDKMRQLVVSEEVRLRCFEDAQAISLGVANRTHWYLVSGTADPQCAARGQPNVARYYIPPVQASYTAIL; encoded by the coding sequence TTGAAGACAGTCTCCTGGATCGACGCGCTTTACCGTGCAGGTAGCAATACCGAACGTGACGTGCAACTGGACTATCTATGGCTGGCTGGTTTCATCCTGCTTCTGGTAGCCACCGGCATCGGCCTGAGGGATCCCTGGCCCGCAGACGAACCGCGTTTCGCGCTCGTTGCCCGGGACATGGTAGCCTCCGGCGAGTGGCTGCTGCCGCGGATCGGTGGCGAGCTATACGCCGACAAACCCCCGCTGTTTTTCTGGTTGATAGCGCTGGGGATGGAAGCTACCGGTTCACTACGCATTGCCTTTCTGCTGCCTTCGCTGCTGTCTGCGCTCGGTTGTGTACTGCTCATCTATGACCTGGGTCGCCGGTTGTGGAATCGCGAGACCGGACTGGCCGCCGGCATGGCCCTGCTTTTCACCGTACAGTTCGTCTGGCAGGCGCGGCAGGCGCAGATCGATGCGACGCTGTGTTTTTTCACGACGTTGAGTCTTTATGGCCTGCTGCGCCATCTTCTGCAAGGTCCCGCCTGGCATTGGTATGGGATCGGCTGGGCCGCTGCGGGGCTGGGAGTGATCACCAAGGGCGTCGGCTTTCTGCCGCTTCTGGTCTTGATTCCCTATGCCATGCTGCGCTCGCCCGCATGGATGCCGCGTTTTCGAGGGCCGCCCTCGGTACGCTGGCTGATCGGACCGCCAGCGTTGTTGCTGGCGGCTGGCGTTTGGCTCGTACCCATGCTGCTCACCGCCTACACCGATCCTGCCGTCGCAGCCTATCGCGACGAAATCCTGTTCCAGCAGACATTGACCCGCTACGCGAACGCCTGGCATCACCACAAGCCGTTCTGGTACTTCCTCGTCGATGTCATCCCGGCGCTGTGGCTGCCGCTTACGGTGTTCCTGCCCTGGCTGGCACCTCGATGGCGCAATGCGTGGCGTGAGTGCGATCTAAGAGTGGCTCTGCCGCTGTGCTGGATCTCGATGGTCGTGCTCTTTTTCAGCTTCAGTTCCGGCAAGCGCGGTGTCTATGTACTGCCGGCGGTGCCCGCCATGGCATTGGTGTGTGCGCCCTATCTTGTGCAGTTGCTTACCAAAAAAATTGTCCAACGAATATTGTGGGCGATTGCCGCGGCAGGCGCGATCAGTATGATTTTCGGTTTCGCAGTTGCAGCTTTCTTGATTCCTCATGGCAAGCGTATGGACGTCCTGTCGACGTATGGAATCGACCCAGTCGGACCTCTAATACTCATCGCACTGTTGACGGCGTTGCTGTGCGCATGGGCCGGTCCCCGCAGAGGAGCACTAGCCTTTTGCGGGATGTTAATCGTGATATTGTTGACCGTCAGTTTCTGGATCAATCCATCCATGAACGCTGCTCGTTCCGGTGTGGATTTCGTTAATAGAATTGAGCAACTAGCACATGAGAACGCCGAACTCGGCTTCGTCGCCTTCAAGGAACAATATCTTCTCAACATACGCCGTCCGATCGTGCACTTCGGCCATGCTCGATGGCGTGAAGCCGATCAAGAAATGGCGGATGCGGCGCGTTGGCTTAACGGCGATAAAATGCGCCAACTCGTTGTGAGCGAGGAAGTACGCCTGCGTTGTTTCGAGGATGCACAGGCGATTTCATTGGGTGTGGCCAATCGTACGCATTGGTACCTGGTGAGCGGGACTGCTGACCCGCAATGCGCTGCGCGCGGGCAACCGAACGTGGCTCGATACTATATTCCGCCGGTCCAAGCATCTTATACCGCCATCCTATGA